A single genomic interval of Candidatus Macondimonas diazotrophica harbors:
- a CDS encoding antibiotic biosynthesis monooxygenase family protein has protein sequence MFIAMNRFKIARGEEEAFETLWRERDSHLQGVPGFQGFHLLRGSSEDDHTLFASHSIWASRAAFEAWTHSEAFRKAHANAGGSNRSMYLGPPKFEGFEVVL, from the coding sequence ATGTTCATCGCCATGAATCGCTTCAAGATCGCCCGCGGCGAAGAGGAAGCGTTCGAGACGCTGTGGCGCGAGCGTGACAGTCATTTGCAGGGCGTGCCCGGCTTTCAGGGATTCCATCTGCTGCGCGGCTCGTCCGAAGATGACCATACGCTGTTCGCGTCGCATTCAATCTGGGCGTCGCGCGCCGCATTCGAGGCATGGACCCATTCGGAGGCATTCCGAAAGGCTCATGCCAACGCCGGGGGATCGAACCGTTCGATGTACCTGGGGCCGCCGAAATTCGAGGGATTCGAGGTCGTCCTGTAG
- a CDS encoding family 1 glycosylhydrolase — translation MNRNSHTTCLKRLSLSSLMAGLLCWCIVSPGYAATSCPAAGTVPPDFQWGLVAYHVNFPGYELQPEDLERMAQNGIQWIRIDFAWGRIEPEQGALFDFSYFDMLVEAAHANGIRIAGTLGNGYNTRVRPVSPLWTRKMIGPHYVAALTRYADAVVERYADDVDVWGLENELHIAFIHVLLQWREGLFPPIINREILRTLSQAVERHDPDSEIVLTISPGFPGWQRHIRESAERFRFDAVGLYSYPSFNAGAPPVGFENLVTNQIKEAHAASGGKDVMIFETGYQTPPDDPQTPEDEGTQLREQQATYIETMVRSAIDGGAKGVYFYQYLDNPDELIPREEVFGLVEPDRTPKPAWTRYGDIIEACTTPAP, via the coding sequence GTGAATCGAAACAGCCATACGACGTGCCTGAAACGCCTGTCCCTGTCATCGCTCATGGCCGGTCTGCTTTGCTGGTGCATCGTCTCTCCGGGCTACGCCGCAACGTCCTGCCCCGCGGCCGGAACTGTTCCGCCGGACTTCCAATGGGGACTGGTCGCCTATCACGTCAACTTCCCGGGTTATGAACTGCAACCCGAGGATCTCGAGCGCATGGCACAAAATGGCATCCAGTGGATCCGCATCGATTTCGCCTGGGGCCGCATCGAACCCGAGCAGGGTGCGCTGTTCGATTTCAGCTACTTCGATATGTTGGTGGAAGCCGCCCATGCGAACGGAATCCGCATCGCAGGGACGCTCGGGAACGGCTACAACACCCGTGTTCGCCCAGTCTCGCCGCTGTGGACCCGGAAAATGATTGGGCCCCACTATGTGGCAGCCTTGACCCGCTATGCCGATGCAGTCGTGGAACGCTACGCAGACGATGTCGATGTCTGGGGACTGGAAAACGAGTTGCACATCGCGTTCATCCATGTCCTGCTGCAATGGCGAGAGGGTCTGTTCCCGCCGATCATCAACCGGGAAATCCTGCGTACGCTCTCCCAGGCTGTGGAACGCCACGACCCCGATTCGGAAATCGTGCTGACCATCAGCCCCGGCTTCCCGGGCTGGCAAAGACATATCCGGGAATCGGCCGAGCGTTTCCGCTTCGATGCCGTTGGGCTCTACTCTTACCCATCGTTCAATGCCGGTGCCCCACCGGTCGGTTTCGAAAACCTGGTCACGAACCAAATCAAGGAGGCGCACGCAGCCAGTGGTGGAAAGGACGTCATGATCTTTGAGACCGGCTACCAAACGCCGCCGGACGATCCTCAGACGCCGGAGGATGAAGGCACGCAGCTGCGCGAGCAGCAGGCGACCTATATCGAAACCATGGTTCGGTCAGCCATCGACGGCGGCGCCAAGGGTGTTTATTTCTACCAGTATCTGGATAATCCCGATGAACTCATCCCGCGGGAAGAAGTATTCGGATTGGTGGAGCCCGACCGGACACCGAAGCCCGCATGGACACGGTATGGCGACATCATCGAAGCTTGCACGACGCCTGCCCCCTGA
- a CDS encoding lytic murein transglycosylase, which produces MSDLRNQARQAGVRSETLATAFATIKERPDVVRTDRGGQSEFVSTFWNYLERSISPTRLQNGQALLEQHRPLLMRLHAEYGVPPEYLVALWGLETNFGNYFGDIPTLDALATLACDARRSRMFSRQFVDAVAMVDEGRLNLADLRGSWAGAMGHAQFMPTTMRHYAVDYDRDGRIDLWRSLPDALGSAANYLSRMGWRPGDRWGEEVMVRDPAVLAYGGYRQRKPVEQWNQLGVRRLDGSRLPERADSVSLLAPAGKRGPIFITYPNFRVIMRWNASTSYVLAVGLLADRLAGGEPLHAKAPRVTRYRRADGREIQRHLQLLGYNITSIDGVVGGETRAAIHAFLRDAQLPLDGEPDDELLGALRSASKRAGFSVPLDETDMTASP; this is translated from the coding sequence TTGAGTGATCTGCGCAATCAGGCGCGTCAGGCGGGCGTTCGGTCGGAGACACTGGCAACCGCTTTTGCGACCATCAAAGAGCGCCCCGATGTTGTGCGCACTGATCGAGGGGGGCAAAGCGAGTTTGTCTCGACGTTCTGGAACTACCTCGAACGCAGCATCAGTCCGACGCGCCTGCAAAACGGGCAGGCACTTCTGGAGCAGCACCGTCCCCTGTTGATGCGCCTCCATGCAGAGTACGGGGTACCCCCGGAGTACCTGGTAGCGTTATGGGGCTTGGAAACCAATTTCGGGAATTACTTCGGCGACATTCCGACCTTGGACGCGCTCGCAACATTGGCTTGCGATGCCCGACGTAGCCGCATGTTCAGCCGGCAATTCGTCGATGCGGTGGCGATGGTCGACGAGGGTCGCCTGAATCTGGCCGATCTGCGAGGTTCCTGGGCCGGCGCCATGGGACATGCGCAGTTCATGCCGACCACCATGCGCCATTATGCGGTGGACTATGATCGCGATGGCCGCATCGACCTGTGGCGCAGCCTGCCCGATGCTCTGGGATCGGCAGCGAACTACCTGAGCCGCATGGGTTGGCGTCCAGGCGATCGCTGGGGCGAGGAGGTGATGGTGCGCGATCCTGCCGTCTTGGCTTATGGTGGCTATCGTCAACGCAAGCCGGTTGAGCAGTGGAACCAACTTGGTGTTCGCCGTCTGGATGGGTCCCGCCTGCCTGAACGTGCCGATTCGGTCTCGCTGCTGGCGCCCGCGGGCAAACGCGGGCCCATCTTCATCACGTATCCCAATTTCCGAGTCATCATGCGGTGGAATGCATCGACCAGCTATGTCTTGGCGGTCGGACTGTTGGCTGATCGGCTGGCGGGTGGGGAGCCCCTACATGCAAAGGCGCCGCGCGTTACCCGCTATCGCCGCGCCGATGGCCGGGAAATTCAGCGCCATCTCCAATTGCTCGGCTACAACATCACGAGCATCGACGGCGTGGTTGGCGGGGAAACCCGTGCGGCCATCCATGCCTTCTTGCGTGACGCGCAGCTGCCGTTGGATGGTGAACCGGATGACGAACTCCTGGGTGCCTTGAGGAGCGCGAGCAAGCGGGCAGGCTTTTCGGTCCCCTTGGATGAGACTGACATGACGGCATCGCCCTGA
- a CDS encoding carbonic anhydrase yields MRSRSSMHRVRSNHGVKVAVSVGLVALPVLTAAAPHWDYVENGPYGPSQWGALSSAYETCRSGHSQSPVDVERPVSAALHPLDWHYVPMPAQIVNTGHAMQISPAGEQDESFVLDGHRYHLQQIHFHAPSEHHIKGHAFPLEAHFVHQDEAGHLAVVAVLFDSGPSLPILESLWPAMPEEAGATLDAGRLIDPRELLPQSRGYFRLSGSLTTPPCSEGVLWLILKSHPTVASTQVARLAQLVGGHNNRPIQPRHGRDILE; encoded by the coding sequence ATGCGTTCTCGTTCGTCGATGCATCGTGTCCGGTCTAACCATGGCGTCAAGGTGGCCGTGAGCGTCGGGCTGGTGGCGCTGCCGGTGCTGACCGCGGCGGCGCCCCACTGGGATTACGTTGAAAACGGACCCTACGGTCCATCGCAGTGGGGGGCGCTGTCGTCGGCGTATGAGACCTGTCGGAGCGGACACAGCCAGTCGCCGGTCGATGTGGAACGCCCTGTTTCGGCGGCATTGCATCCCCTCGATTGGCATTACGTACCCATGCCGGCACAAATCGTCAATACCGGACATGCGATGCAGATTTCGCCGGCGGGTGAGCAGGACGAAAGCTTCGTTCTGGACGGGCACCGGTATCACTTGCAGCAGATTCATTTCCATGCGCCGAGCGAGCACCACATCAAAGGCCATGCGTTTCCGTTGGAAGCCCATTTCGTTCACCAGGATGAGGCGGGTCATCTGGCAGTGGTCGCGGTCCTTTTCGATTCAGGTCCATCGCTCCCCATCCTCGAATCCCTGTGGCCGGCGATGCCTGAAGAGGCCGGCGCGACGCTGGATGCCGGTCGACTCATCGATCCCCGGGAACTGTTGCCGCAAAGCAGGGGCTATTTTCGCCTCAGTGGGTCGCTGACCACACCGCCCTGTTCGGAGGGCGTGCTGTGGCTCATTCTGAAGTCGCATCCCACCGTCGCGTCTACCCAGGTGGCGCGGTTGGCCCAGCTCGTTGGTGGACACAACAATCGTCCGATTCAGCCGCGCCATGGGCGCGATATCCTGGAATAA
- a CDS encoding SDR family oxidoreductase — MLRYDGRVAVVTGGGNGLGRAHAMLLASRGAKVVVNDLGGAVDGSGSSATAAERVVAEIVEAGGEAVADRNSVSTVEGGQAIIKTALDAFGRVDIVVNNAGILRDKSFKNMSPEFLDPVLDVHLKGAFWVTQAAWELMREQKYGRIVNTSSAAGIFGNFGQTNYGAAKMGIVGFTNVLKQEGQKYNIKANVLAPGAKTRMTEELMGPMATQFRMEPELVSPIVAYLCHESCKVNGEIYSAAAGRVGRIFIGATKGVFNPDSMTIEYIRDHFDEIRDTEGYIIPGSAMEEMGLLMKAKK, encoded by the coding sequence ATGTTGCGTTATGACGGGCGGGTCGCAGTGGTGACCGGTGGGGGCAATGGTTTGGGACGCGCGCATGCCATGTTGCTGGCCTCGCGCGGCGCCAAGGTGGTGGTCAACGATCTCGGCGGTGCCGTCGACGGGTCAGGCTCGTCAGCCACGGCGGCCGAGCGGGTGGTAGCGGAGATCGTGGAAGCCGGCGGCGAGGCCGTGGCCGATCGCAACAGCGTCTCCACCGTTGAGGGCGGGCAGGCCATCATCAAGACCGCGCTGGACGCCTTCGGTCGCGTGGACATCGTGGTCAACAATGCGGGTATTCTTCGCGACAAGTCCTTCAAGAACATGTCGCCGGAATTCCTTGATCCGGTCCTGGACGTGCACCTGAAGGGCGCCTTTTGGGTGACACAAGCAGCCTGGGAGCTGATGCGCGAGCAGAAGTATGGTCGCATCGTCAACACCAGCTCGGCAGCCGGTATCTTCGGCAATTTCGGCCAGACCAATTATGGCGCGGCCAAGATGGGCATCGTCGGTTTCACCAATGTGCTCAAGCAGGAAGGCCAGAAATACAACATCAAGGCCAACGTCCTCGCGCCGGGCGCCAAGACTCGTATGACCGAGGAACTCATGGGGCCCATGGCCACCCAATTTCGTATGGAACCGGAGCTTGTTTCGCCGATCGTCGCCTATCTTTGCCATGAGTCGTGCAAGGTCAACGGCGAGATCTATTCGGCCGCTGCCGGGCGGGTGGGGCGTATCTTTATAGGCGCCACAAAAGGGGTTTTTAACCCGGATAGTATGACAATCGAGTATATTCGCGATCATTTTGATGAAATTCGTGATACCGAAGGTTACATTATCCCGGGCAGTGCCATGGAAGAGATGGGCCTGTTGATGAAGGCCAAGAAGTAA